ACCGTCGGCCGCCGTCGGGGTCGGTGAGGGCGGATTCCATCCAGGCGGAGGCGCAGGTCATGGCGAGGACGAGGGCGGTGTCGTCGCCGGAGCCGCCGAGCCTGGACAGGTCGATGGTGAGCATCGGGCTGCTGGGGTCGAAGGCGACGGTGGACGGGGCGTCGAACATGCCGGCCAGGTCACCGCGGACGAGGCGGCGCATGGCGTGGGCCAGGTCGCGGGCGGCGTCGCCGAGTTGGCCCGCCATCATCCGGGCGGCTTCGTCGAGTACGACGGGGTTGTTGAGGGTGGCGGCGACGTCCCCGAGGACCGGGGTGCGCCCGGTGGCGGCGGCGTGGGTGACGACGGTGTCGAGGGCGATGTCCAGGGCGGTGTGCTCCATCGGCATCAGGTCCCGTCCCAGAACCGTCCGGGCCAGGGAGCCGAGCAGGAGCAGGCGCCGTTTGCGGATCTCGCCGGCCCAGTCGGCCTCCGCCACACTCTCCGGGCGCGGGGCCGCGTCCAGGGGGTTGAGCCGTCCGGGCAGACCGGGGCCGAGTGCGACGGACCGGCCGCCGAGGGCTTCGGCCACCGGTGTCCACTCGCCCTTGGGGTCGCATGGGACGTATACGCGGTAGCCGAAGGCCACCGAGCGCAGCGCGAAGGACTTGGCGAGGGCGCTCTTGCCCTGTCCGATCACTCCGGCGAGCAGCAGGTTCGGGTTGGTGAACCCCTCGACCTTGCCGTACAGGGCGAAGGGGTCGAAGACGAAGGATGCCTCGGCGTGGACGTCGCGGCCGATGTAGATGCCCTCGGCGCCGAGTCCGCCCTCGGCGAGGAAGGGATACGCGCCGGAGGCGGTGGCCGTGGTCATACGGTGGGCAGGCAGCTTGAGCCTGTTTCCCCGTGCCGAGGCGGGGCCGGGGCGTCCGCCGGGCGGATGGACGGGGGGCGGCATGTCCTGCCCGCCTCCGGTGGTCCCGGCCGGGGCGGTGGATGCGGCGCGGGCCTTGGCGACGGCTTCGGCGGCTTGCCGGCGGGCGGCCTTGCGGCTGGCGCGGTCGGTGCCGTGCGGGGTGAACAGCGGGCTGGCGCTGGCGCGTCGGGGGCCTCGTACGGGCCGGTGGGTCATGGCAGGACGGCTTTCAGACGGCGGTGATCACGGCGCGGAGGGTTGTGGATCACACGGTCGGTGAGGCGCTGAACAGGTGCTTCCAGTACCCGCGCCCGTCGTTGTTCCAGTCCAGGCGCAGTTCACCGTCGGCCAGTGCACGGCTGGAGCCGATCGTGTAGCTGAGGACGGGAGTGGTGTAGCTGTTGTTGTAGTTGGCGTCGGAGCCGCTGCTCTCCAGCCGCGACTCGATGCCGTAGTACTTCTTCGACTTCTTCACCGGGTCGGTGCCCGCCTGCGACTTCTTGACCTGCAGGTTGAAGTAGGCGCCGTCGAGGATGGTGCTGTCGTCGGCGTAGGTGTAAGCCGGACCGTCCCAGCTGAGCTTGGCGTACGTGGAGACGGTGGAGCCGGAGCGCTTGGCGCACAGGCGGACGGTGACGTCCCAGTTGTCGGCCCACGGGCCCGAGTAGGCGGGATCGTCGATCGACTTGGTGCTGGTGGTGCACCGGTAGTCGGCGGCGGCGGCCGGGTTGGCGGTCGCGAGGGCGGCGGAGGCGACGAGCGCGGCGGCTATGGCCGCGGTGGTGGTGGAGCGCTTCACGGTGCGCATGCAGGGCCCTTTCGGCGAGGTGGGGTTACTGGCTGCAGGTGGTGGTGTGGCCGTGCGGCGGTGTGTGGAGGTCGGTGGGGGTGGTGGTGCGGCGGATGGTGTGTCCGCAGGAGAGGTGGCGCTGGCAGATGGTCAGTACGGGCGGTCCCTCCGGCAGCCGTTCGGGCCGGCACCCTGCTTCTGGGATCTCCTCGTGTGCGGGTGGCAGGAGGTGGAAGGCGTCGTGGGTGGCGGCGGTGGCCTGCCACAGCCGCAGGTGGGCGGTGGCGAGGTGCCGTCCCGCTGCCGGATGGGGCGGGCGGGTTGTCTCGGCGAGCTGGTTGAGCAGCTGAAGCAGCGCGGCGAGGTGGGCGTGGATCAGATCGAGATGGACGCGATCTGCCGCAGGAGCGGGGCCGGTTCGGGCCGGTGCGCGATGGTGGTGGCGCAGCCCGGCGGACGCGGCGCGAAGGTAGGGGTGCGCCTCGCTGGCGGGGGAAGAAGAGGTCAAAGAGAAGGTCCTTCCTGCCTGATGGCAGGACTGTGTCGATCAGATGCGGTCGGGCGGTACCAGGCCGGACGGGTGGTCACAGTGCGGTGCGGGCCAGGGGCAGTGCGCCGAGGGTGAAGGCGTCCGGTTGTTGAAAGTTCAGGCGGCGCAGGTCGACTTGGGCGGTGACGGCGGCAGTCTCGATCTGCGCGCAGGCCGCGTCCAGGAGAGCGTCGGTCTCGGCGGAGACGGTGAGCAGACCGGTCAGGGCCACGTCGGCGTGGCCGGCGATCAGCTGTCGCTCACGCTGTTTGACGTCGGCGTACTCGACGGAGTCGGCTTCGGAATCGACCTGCCCGCGGCGGGCGCGTTCGTTGGCGTCGGCGATGATCGCGGCCTTCTTGCGCTGGACATCGCGCAGTGCGGACTCCAGCTGCTGGGGCGCGTAGATGAGGGAGAGGGTGCGCCGGACGCCGGCGGTGAACATCAGCTGGTGCAGGAACCCGGCGTGGGTTTCGGTGCGGGGCCAGTTCTCGATCCAGTAGGTGGCGTGCCGGGCGGTGTCGGTGGCGAGGCGGTCGTACTCCTCGACCTGGACGACGGGCCCGGCCGCTGCCGGGTCGGCCTCGGCGCGTCCGGAGGTGGACCATTGCTGCAGGCCGGCCAGGGCCTTGGGGTCGTAGGCGGTGCGGATGACGGCGGCGATCTCCCGCGCGGTCAGCCAGCCGGTGACCGTCAGTCCGGCGCTGCGGGCGGCCTGAGCGATGGCTGAGGTGGTCTGCTCCATGACCGTGAACGCTCCGGGAAGGCCCCCGCCGGCCTGGCTGATGAGGCGCTTGGCGGCCTTGAGGTCCAGGGAGATCGCCAGATATGCCTCGTGCGGGGCGGCGGCCGGGCCTGCGGATGCGACCAGTTCGGAGTACACCTGGCCCGCGACGGGGGTGTGTGGGTGTCCTTGGCGGGTCCAGTGGCGGGTGAGGGTGTCGCCGGAGTCGGGGACGGTGCGTTCCAGGACCTGCACGGTGGCGACGTGCCCGGTCCGGGCGATGCCCGCGAGGGCTCGGCCCCAGCCGGTGACGTTGTGGTTCTGGGTGGCGGCGTCGAGCAGGGCGAAGGCGCGGGAGGAGACGCGGGCGACGGCCGTCAGGGTCTGGCGGTGCGGGTCGTGGACGGCGGCGGCGCCGTTGGCGGAGTCGCCGGGGGTGACCACGCGTAGTGAGGCGGCGGTGCCGGGCAGGTGCAGGGTGCCGTCCTGGCGGGGGCGGGAGACGGGCCGGGCGAGCCACAGCGTCTGGCCGGTGCGGCGGCGCAGTGTGTAGCGCAGGACGATTGGCGCCCAGTCGATCAGCGGCCGGCCGTGGCGGCGCACGGCCACCAGCGCGACGACCGCAGCCCACGCGGGGGCCAGTGCGAGGGCGCCGAGGAGTCCGGTCGACACCACGGTGATCAGCAGCAGCGCCAAAGTACAGCTGACCAGGACGAGTTGGGGCAGGGTGAGGCCGAGGAGGATGCCGCGGCGGGACCGGTGGGGGAACTTCACCGTGACCGGCGCGACGGAGAGATCAGACAAAGGGGGCTGGTCCTGAGGGGCGCGGGTGGGTCCCCGGGGGCGGGAGGCGATCGGCGCCTCCCGCCCCCGAGGGGTTCGGGCGGATGGTCACGGGCCGGTCGGGGACGGCGGTGAGGATGCCGCGTTACTGGTCCCGGTGGTCTGCGAACTGGAGGACGGCGGGGTGCCTTGCGGCGGCGGGGTCGTGGTCGGTGGCGCGGACCGCCATGTGTCGGCCGGACCGGCTGTGGAGCCGCCTGCTGCCGGGCTGCCGCCGACCTGGGAGCTGGTGTCGTCGGTGACGCTGGTCGGCGGGGGCTGCACGGCCTTCTCCAGATCAGACTTGAAGTCGCCGCCAGGCGGGGCACCGGTCCCGTTGCTCGGAGAACCCTCCTGGCCTGTGTCAGCGTCGCTCGGGCCGGAAGCGATGTCGCCGGGGAAGCCGCCGTCCGCGATGGCGTCCGGGCCTTGAGGGGCCGCACCGGCGCCTGCTGCGGCGCCGCCGGTCGCGGCGGTGGCGGCCATCGCGGCTGCCTTCTTTGCGGCTCGTTCGACGTGCTGCTTGGCCAGCTGGGCACCGGCGCCGCCGGCACGGTGAAGGGACTCTCCGTCGGATCCTTCGGCTGCCCAGTGGACGAACTTGAAGGTCGCGTACGGGCAGAGCAGGACGAGGATCATGATGACGATGCCGGCGAGGACGTCGGCGAGCGCGGCCAGACCGTCCTTCGATTCGGTCTTGCCCATCGCGGCGATGCCGAGCACGAAGATGATCGTCATCAACAGCTTGGAGACGACGAGGGTGGCGGTGGCCTCGATCCAGCCCCTGCGCCAGCGGCGGGCGACTTCCCAGCCTCCGCCGGCCCCGGCGAACACGGCGAGGGTGACCATGACGAGGATGCCGACCTTGCGGACCATCATCACGCCCCAGTACAGGACAGCTCCGAGGGCTGCTCCAAGGGAGGCGAAGACGGCGACGAGCCAGCCCATCGCCGACAGTCCGGGGAGCGCGGCGACCTTGATGATGCGGCGGACGGCGGAGGCGATGTCCAGGTTCGCGGCCCTGAACAGTCCGGCGGACAGAGCGTCGACCACTTCGATGGCGACGGTGGTCAGGGCGATGGCGGCGAACGCGAAGATCACACCTGATGCGGTGCCGGTGAACGCCTGGGTGAGGGCCTGGCCGTCGCGGCGGATCGCGGCGCGGACGAGCTGGGCGCAGAACGTGGCCACCAGGACGACCAGGCCGATGGGCAGGATCGTCTCGTAGTTGTCGCGGAACCAGGCGGCGTTGAGGTCGACGCGGGTGGTGGAGTCGACTGCCGTGGCGGCGAGGTCGGCCGAGGTGGCGGCGAGTTCGCCGGCGCTCTTGGCCATCCAGTCGCCGATCGCCTTGCCGGGGTCGGAGGCGAAATCCACGGCTTCCCCGACCATGCAGACCGTACTTGCGAGAGGGAGATCACAAAACCCCATGCGGGACTCTCCTTTCGGTCAGGGGGCGACGTTCGGGGCGATGGCGACGAGCGAGCAGTCGGACGAGGGCCGGCACTGCACGGCGAGGGTGAGAGAGCGGTCCTCCGCGCCCTGGCCGCCCTTCGCCCAGCGAATCGTCTGCTTGCCGGTGACGGTCACGGCGTAGATGTACGCCTCGGTGATCGCCGAAGGATCATCGGCAAAAGCCTGCTTGAACGCACTCGGGTAATGGCCCTCGGCGACGATGGCGGCGGCGTTCTGCTGCTGATCGGCCATCCGTGCCCACAGCGCCGGGGTGGGCATCTGCGCGGAGACCGAGGCCCAGTCGCTGTACTCGCCCTCCTTCGTCATCCACGCCTGCATGCCGACGAGTTGCTGGGCGTGGCTGGTGGAGCGGGTGTCGTAGGACCAGAGCATCCCGGCGGCAGCCCTGGCGAACACGAGCGGATCGGAGACTCGCGGGGGCTGCGGTACCGACCCGTTCCCAGTGGCCGGTCGCCCGGTGTTGCCCGAGGAAGCCGGAGCGGGCGACGAGGGAGCAGGGCCGCTGGTGGAGGAGGCGTGCGGTTCGCCGCGGCCGGTGAGGTAGGCGGTCGCTGCGGCGACGGCGAGCAGGCAGGTCAGTGCGAGGGCGATCAGAGTGATGCGACGGTTCGCCGACCAGCCGGCGCCGTAACGCGACAGGGCGAAGGGCGGTTTGCGCATCAGCGGACCTGGGAGCCGAGAGCGGAGAAGAACGCGACGATGCCGTTGGCGGCACCGAGGCCGAGCGCGGCACCGGCCGCGACCACCGCGCCCTTCTTCCCGTTCGCCTCGGCCTGGTGGCCACCGCTGTGGTGGCCCCATGCCCAGACGCCGAGGGAGACGGCGAGTGCGCCGACCACGGCCACGATGCCGAACAGGTTGATGCTGTTGACCACGTTCTTCAGCACGGACAGGCCCGGCAGCCCGCCCCCCTTGGGAGAGATGCCCGGGTCGTAGGCGAGCTGGATGACGTGGTCGGCGAGGAAAGTCATGGGGATGGTGAGACTCCTTGCATGCCCAGGCCCCAAGAGGGCCTGGGCAGAGGGGAAGAACGAGAAAGAGGTGAGGGCGAGGCGCGGGAGGGGCCGGCGTCAGATGACGCGGCGCGCCGCCAGGACGGCCCAGTCCTTGATCGCGGTGATCCGGACGGGCTTGGACGTGCGCGGGGCCTCGATCACGAGGCCCTCGCCGAGGTACATGCCC
The sequence above is drawn from the Streptomyces griseiscabiei genome and encodes:
- a CDS encoding VirB4 family type IV secretion system protein; the encoded protein is MTHRPVRGPRRASASPLFTPHGTDRASRKAARRQAAEAVAKARAASTAPAGTTGGGQDMPPPVHPPGGRPGPASARGNRLKLPAHRMTTATASGAYPFLAEGGLGAEGIYIGRDVHAEASFVFDPFALYGKVEGFTNPNLLLAGVIGQGKSALAKSFALRSVAFGYRVYVPCDPKGEWTPVAEALGGRSVALGPGLPGRLNPLDAAPRPESVAEADWAGEIRKRRLLLLGSLARTVLGRDLMPMEHTALDIALDTVVTHAAATGRTPVLGDVAATLNNPVVLDEAARMMAGQLGDAARDLAHAMRRLVRGDLAGMFDAPSTVAFDPSSPMLTIDLSRLGGSGDDTALVLAMTCASAWMESALTDPDGGRRWIVYDEAWRLMRHPGLLQRMQSQWKLSRGLGIANLMVIHRLSDLLTAGDAGSQGRALAEGLLADCSTRIIYRQETDQLHAAASLLGLTSVESQAIAHLNRGRGLWRVAGRSFIVQHQLHPRELALFDTDARMH
- a CDS encoding DUF6238 family protein — translated: MTSSSPASEAHPYLRAASAGLRHHHRAPARTGPAPAADRVHLDLIHAHLAALLQLLNQLAETTRPPHPAAGRHLATAHLRLWQATAATHDAFHLLPPAHEEIPEAGCRPERLPEGPPVLTICQRHLSCGHTIRRTTTPTDLHTPPHGHTTTCSQ
- a CDS encoding SCO6880 family protein, with translation MSDLSVAPVTVKFPHRSRRGILLGLTLPQLVLVSCTLALLLITVVSTGLLGALALAPAWAAVVALVAVRRHGRPLIDWAPIVLRYTLRRRTGQTLWLARPVSRPRQDGTLHLPGTAASLRVVTPGDSANGAAAVHDPHRQTLTAVARVSSRAFALLDAATQNHNVTGWGRALAGIARTGHVATVQVLERTVPDSGDTLTRHWTRQGHPHTPVAGQVYSELVASAGPAAAPHEAYLAISLDLKAAKRLISQAGGGLPGAFTVMEQTTSAIAQAARSAGLTVTGWLTAREIAAVIRTAYDPKALAGLQQWSTSGRAEADPAAAGPVVQVEEYDRLATDTARHATYWIENWPRTETHAGFLHQLMFTAGVRRTLSLIYAPQQLESALRDVQRKKAAIIADANERARRGQVDSEADSVEYADVKQRERQLIAGHADVALTGLLTVSAETDALLDAACAQIETAAVTAQVDLRRLNFQQPDAFTLGALPLARTAL
- a CDS encoding SCO6881 family protein — translated: MGFCDLPLASTVCMVGEAVDFASDPGKAIGDWMAKSAGELAATSADLAATAVDSTTRVDLNAAWFRDNYETILPIGLVVLVATFCAQLVRAAIRRDGQALTQAFTGTASGVIFAFAAIALTTVAIEVVDALSAGLFRAANLDIASAVRRIIKVAALPGLSAMGWLVAVFASLGAALGAVLYWGVMMVRKVGILVMVTLAVFAGAGGGWEVARRWRRGWIEATATLVVSKLLMTIIFVLGIAAMGKTESKDGLAALADVLAGIVIMILVLLCPYATFKFVHWAAEGSDGESLHRAGGAGAQLAKQHVERAAKKAAAMAATAATGGAAAGAGAAPQGPDAIADGGFPGDIASGPSDADTGQEGSPSNGTGAPPGGDFKSDLEKAVQPPPTSVTDDTSSQVGGSPAAGGSTAGPADTWRSAPPTTTPPPQGTPPSSSSQTTGTSNAASSPPSPTGP
- a CDS encoding DUF6112 family protein, with translation MTFLADHVIQLAYDPGISPKGGGLPGLSVLKNVVNSINLFGIVAVVGALAVSLGVWAWGHHSGGHQAEANGKKGAVVAAGAALGLGAANGIVAFFSALGSQVR